A single window of Salvia splendens isolate huo1 chromosome 6, SspV2, whole genome shotgun sequence DNA harbors:
- the LOC121808781 gene encoding transcriptional adapter ADA2b-like translates to MDKMLKCEARAAGCRSSAEADRYLEQKRREGDDVVNPKENSQAGPSSLESLSVSDSFGTYSTTTSAGQANSWTDSDFVPISGASLLSESEKQLCRDIRLSPQHYLKIQEDLTTQILCGNITKKSDAHSFFQVEPVKIRKGIAHL, encoded by the exons ATGGATAAAATGCTCAAATGT GAAGCACGAGCTGCTGGGTGTCGTTCATCAGCTGAGGCCGATAGATATCTTGAGCAGAAGAGGCGGGAAGGTGATGATGTTGTTAACCCAAAGGAAAATTCTCAGGCAGGCCCAAGCAGCCTGGAAAGTCTGAGTGTTTCTGATTCATTTGGTACCTACTCAACCACGACATCAGCAGGCCAAGCCAACTCGTGGACAGATTCGGATTTCGTGCCAATTTCCGGAGCCAGCCTACTCTCTGAATCT GAGAAACAACTTTGCCGCGACATCCGGTTATCCCCACAACATTACCTGAAGATTCAGGAGGACTTGACGACCCAAATTTTGTGTGGCAATATCACTAAGAAATCTGACGCTCATTCCTTCTTCCAAGTTGAACCAGTGAAAATCAGAAAGGGTATTGCTCATCTATGA
- the LOC121807782 gene encoding uncharacterized protein LOC121807782, translating into MFRAVASSSCRLIPAAFRASAYGRRISTAPAHSMLAKALDSKIKHITQSRPVAPPEFPFEIEHPLGGDVSMTRELDGEEIEIEVKLVDEESNSNSSVCLEIDIYKPDGKSMNFEATASANDIVIQKLTTRDGDYKVICSEMCIEPESELQTVLGEFLHARGIEKSVAAFLCDYTLWNSQKSNRHDVEILEKMKKVITDW; encoded by the exons ATGTTTCGCGCCGTAGCTTCGTCTTCTTGTAGACTTATCCCTGCTGCATTTCGCGCCTCCGCCTATGGCCGCCGCATCTCAACCGCCCCCGCTCACAGTATGCTCGCCAAAGCCTTGGATTCCAAAATCAAACACATTACTCAATCG AGGCCAGTGGCTCCACCCGAGTTCCCTTTCGAAATAGAACACCCTCTCGGCGGCGACGTCTCCATGACGAGGGAGCTCGATGGAGAGGAAATTGAAATCGAGGTCAAGCTGGTTGACGAGGAGAGTAATTCTAATTCCTCCGTATGTCTGGAAATTGATATCTACAAACCAGATGGAAAATCAATGAATTTTGAGGCAACTGCTTCTGCTAATGACATTGTGATCCAGAAATTAACTACAAGGGATGGTGATTATAAAGTTATCTGCTCTGAGATGTGCATTGA GCCGGAGAGCGAATTGCAGACAGTGTTGGGAGAGTTTCTCCACGCAAGAGGGATTGAGAAATCGGTTGCTGCATTTTTGTGCGATTACACCTTGTGGAATTCACAGAAATCCAATCGGCATGATGTTGAAAtattggagaagatgaagaaagttATTACCGACTGGTGA
- the LOC121806659 gene encoding nucleolar protein 56-like, protein MSLYLLYESASGYGLFSADGIDEIGQNTEAVRTSVVDLNRFGKVVKLAAFTPYDSALDALNQCNAISEGQMTDELRNFLELTLPKVKEGKKPKFSLGVAEPKLGSHIFEVTKIPCQSNEFVLELIRGIRLHFDRFIENLKPGDLEKAQLGLGHSYSRAKVKFNVNRVDNMVIQAIFLLDTLDKDINSFSMRVREWYSWHFPELVKIVNDNYLYAKVAKYVDDKAQLSEDKLSGLTDIVGDEDKAKEIIEAAKASMGQDLSPIDLINVKQFAQRVMDLAEYRKKLYDYLVSKMSDIAPNLAALIGEVVGARLISHAGSLTNLAKCPSSTLQILGAEKALFRALKTHGNTPKYGLIFHSSFIGRASAKNKGRMARYLANKCSIASRLDCFLDASTNAFGEKLREQVEERLDFYDKGVAPRKNIDVMKSVIDTVESKEDEPMAENGDSKEESKSEKKKKEKRKKQEDEDQEMADANGGEVEDGTAKKKKKKKSKDKDLEETPVATDGKKKKARS, encoded by the exons ATGTCGCTGTACCTGCTATACGAGTCGGCATCCGGATACGGTCTATTTTCAGCTGATGGAATTGATGAAATTGGCCAGAACACGGAGGCCGTCCGGACCTCCGTCGTCGACCTTAACCGTTTCGGCAAGGTCGTGAAGCTCGCCGCCTTTACCCCCTATGACTCCGCCCTTGATGCGCTCAACCAGTGCAACGCCATTTCTGAAG GTCAAATGACTGATGAACTAAGAAACTTTCTGGAGCTAACTTTACCCAAGGTCAAAGAGGGAAAGAAGCCAAAGTTTAGTTTGGGAGTGGCCGAGCCAAAACTTGGATCACATATTTTTGAAGTAACTAAGATTCCCTGCCAAAGTAATGAGTTTGTTCTTGAACTCATTCGTGGCATCCGTTTGCATTTTGATAGGTTCATTGAAAACCTGAAG CCTGGAGATTTGGAAAAGGCTCAACTTGGTCTGGGTCACAGTTACAGCAGAGCAAAGGTGAAGTTCAATGTGAACCGTGTGGACAACATGGTTATCCAGGCTATCTTTCTCCTAGATACTCTTGATAAAGATATCAATTCCTTTTCCATGAGAGTGAG AGAATGGTACTCTTGGCATTTCCCTGAGTTGGTGAAGATTGTTAATGACAACTATCTGTATGCCAAAGTTGCAAAATACGTGGATGATAAAGCACAGTTGTCTGAAGACAAATTGTCTGGCCTTACTGACATAGTAGGGGATGAAGATAAAGCTAAGGAGATTATAGAAGCTGCCAAGGCATCCATGG GTCAGGATTTGTCACCAATAGATTTGATTAATGTCAAACAATTTGCACAAAGAGTGATGGACCTTGCTGAATATAGGAAGAAGCTCTATGATTATCTTGTTTCCAAAATGAGTGACATTGCACCTAATTTGGCTGCGTTGATTGGAGAGGTTGTTGGTGCTCGTTTGATTTCCCATGCTGGTAGTCTTACAAACTTGGCAAAGTGTCCTTCTTCTACTCTTCAGATCCTTGGTGCTGAGAAGGCTCTATTTAG GGCATTGAAAACACATGGAAACACTCCAAAGTATGGTCTTATATTTCATTCTTCATTCATTGGCCGTGCTTCTGCTAAAAATAAAGGCCGTATGGCTCGGTATCTTGCTAACAAGTGTTCCATTGCCTCTCGCCTTGACTGTTTCTTAG ATGCAAGTACTAATGCTTTCGGAGAGAAACTCCGTGAGCAGGTTGAAGAACGGCTAGACTTTTATGATAAGGGGGTTGCTCCTCGTAAAAATATTGATGTCATGAAGTCTGTCATTGACACAGTTGAAAGCAAAG AGGATGAGCCTATGGCTGAAAATGGAGATTCAAAAGAGGAGTCAAAAtcagaaaagaagaagaaagaaaagaggAAAAAGCAAGAGGACGAAGATCAGGAAATGGCCGATGCAAATGGAGGCGAAGTAGAAGATGGAACtgcaaaaaagaagaaaaagaagaagagcaAAGACAAGGACTTGGAAGAAACCCCAGTGGCTACAGATGGGAAAAAGAAGAAGGCTAGATCTTGA